A region of the Anolis sagrei isolate rAnoSag1 chromosome 4, rAnoSag1.mat, whole genome shotgun sequence genome:
TTGCAGATTAGATTTCTCCTTGGCATCCCTTTATAGTGGAAAGACTAAGAAGCCAGAAAATGTTGAATATTTCCATCCTCCCATGAGATTCCCTCTCTCCAGTTTGAGATGCACTTTGTCTTCTCTTTCCATAAGGAGCAAGACCCCATTGCTGGCTGCTTCTCTGGTGACATCTTGGTCTCCAGCAAAAGCTGAAATCACTGGATAGCCATTTTGCATTAAACTAACctgcaatgaaaaagaaaaagaaattcatgaGTTTTCTTCTGAGTTTATTATTACTTCATGACATAGAACACACACAACCATACCAAATTCAGATCAAAATGCATTAAGTGAATTTGTAAAAACCAGAGCTAATAGATCTCTTTGTAGGCTAATACTGGGGTGACAGTGTCAAAGTGCCCTACTATCGCCCTACTAAGCTCTGTCTGTGGATGACACAtaaaccctttcctttcccatgtAGTCATCTCAGAGCAAGTTCTGAGCAGGAGTGGGAAATCGTAGCCTTGGTTGAAGGAACCAAGTCTATCCTGCAATTTTACAGAACCAATAAAAAACACAGTAATACATTCACATTATTAATTCTTTTCTCACTGTGTTTTATTACAGAGCCACCCAAACagttttataaaaataataataaagtatccTAAGTCTCCAGTATCAATACATACCTGGATAGTTTGTCTGTTATATACTTTTACAACATGGAAACTGAAACTATAAATTCCTTTTCTTGGTGCTACAAATATACTGGAAGCCAGGTCAAAATGATTGCCAATATTAACTAATacctggaagaaaagaaagaaagaaagaaagaaagaaagaaagaaagaaagacagaaagagaaaaaaatcaggTCATAGCTTTTCACAAGTAAGGTGAGACTGGGAAAAGATAGGGAGGATTCTTGAGCAACTTGCCAAGCAATGGAAAGCCACTGGCATTTGCTGCACAATTAAAATGGACTGTAGGGGGAAGAGGTCAGTTTCCAAGGTGTTTTAAAAGGATCGGCTCAGGAAGCCGATTGATTTACACAGTGTGCACCCGCAGCCTCTTGGAGGGAATGAAAGGAGTCTGGTGGCAGCCTGTGTCTTCACAGTGGAGGAGAAAGCATAATATATATCATTGCTGAAAGAG
Encoded here:
- the CBLN2 gene encoding cerebellin-2 isoform X1, coding for MPGRRLSEGGVGGGCCLVAALLLLLGALFLPCARSAVAALNDTEPIVLEGKCLVVCDSSPSADGAITSSLGISVRSGSAKVAFSATRSTNHEPSEMSNRTMTIYFDQVLVNIGNHFDLASSIFVAPRKGIYSFSFHVVKVYNRQTIQVSLMQNGYPVISAFAGDQDVTREAASNGVLLLMEREDKVHLKLERGNLMGGWKYSTFSGFLVFPL